In one window of Henckelia pumila isolate YLH828 chromosome 1, ASM3356847v2, whole genome shotgun sequence DNA:
- the LOC140875269 gene encoding stemmadenine O-acetyltransferase-like translates to MEGSRKCSRVKVTSLLSVVSSKPIEPGKVHKFSKLDQEMGLRKVQVIFYYESNPFIHGPMSDQLDNLRVSLSQLLNEYPVVTGRLTRDPEYGGWQIKCNDAGVRMVRARVGTTLNEWLRSADAEEEQDLMAWEDMPQDPSFWSPFRIQITNFECGGMAIALRCHHMHADITSATLLIKSWTDVNRGQPLLHPPVFQLSAPPAAHGIPPPGTVPKYHRKMATLTMKFSSKSVEKCMSLARNECPDADPFDALVALLWSRITRWLEPTSFDGRKQRSLSLCVDLRNRGPKSVPLGYFGNAMRFSSVSVDVEDLTSRGIGKVANSIHSRVKGDDELPYGMCDSDHELGCINMEHMLDVDNGQSLTYAARFDQGKEPVHVSYSVGNEEGKGLIIVMPAREPGLGRTVSVTLPEEQIANLPTDHEILDLEPTMIVSGEL, encoded by the exons ATGGAAGGATCAAGAAAGTGTAGCAGAGTGAAGGTGACGTCACTTTTGAGTGTGGTTTCGAGCAAGCCCATCGAGCCCGGGAAGGTCCACAAATTCTCTAAGCTGGATCAAGAGATGGGCCTGCGGAAGGTCCAAGTCATTTTCTACTACGAGTCCAACCCATTTATCCACGGCCCGATGTCGGACCAGCTCGACAATCTCCGGGTCTCGTTGTCCCAGTTGCTGAATGAATACCCGGTTGTGACGGGTCGGTTGACCCGTGACCCGGAATATGGCGGGTGGCAGATCAAGTGTAACGATGCGGGGGTTAGGATGGTTAGGGCCAGGGTGGGGACCACGCTGAACGAATGGCTGAGATCGGCCGATGCCGAGGAGGAGCAAGATCTGATGGCCTGGGAGGACATGCCCCAAGATCCGAGCTTCTGGTCTCCCTTTCGGATCCAG ATAACCAATTTTGAATGTGGAGGCATGGCTATTGCCCTCAGATGCCATCACATGCATGCAGACATAACAAGTGCAACCCTACTGATCAAATCTTGGACCGACGTTAACCGCGGCCAGCCGCTCCTCCACCCTCCTGTCTTCCAACTCTCCGCGCCTCCCGCGGCCCACGGGATCCCTCCACCGGGAACCGTGCCGAAGTACCATAGGAAAATGGCAACTCTAACAATGAAATTCTCCAGCAAATCTGTCGAAAAATGCATGTCACTAGCTCGAAACGAGTGCCCAGATGCCGATCCCTTCGACGCCCTAGTGGCATTGCTATGGTCGCGCATCACGAGGTGGCTGGAGCCGACATCTTTCGATGGCCGGAAACAACGCTCCCTTTCGTTGTGCGTGGACTTGAGAAATCGAGGACCTAAGTCCGTGCCACTCGGTTATTTTGGGAATGCTATGCGTTTCTCGTCAGTTTCGGTAGACGTGGAGGATCTGACGAGCCGTGGTATCGGAAAAGTGGCGAATTCCATCCACTCGCGCGTGAAGGGAGACGACGAATTGCCCTATGGGATGTGTGATTCTGATCATGAGTTAGGATGTATTAACATGGAACACATGCTTGATGTGGATAATGGGCAGTCGCTCACATACGCCGCGAGGTTCGACCAAGGGAAGGAGCCGGTGCATGTGAGTTATAGTGTGGGGAATGAGGAAGGGAAAGGTTTGATTATAGTGATGCCTGCACGAGAACCCGGATTAGGGCGAACTGTCTCGGTTACACTGCCGGAGGAACAAATTGCGAACCTACCGACGGATCATGAGATACTAGACTTGGAACCTACGATGATAGTCAGTGGAGAGCTATGA